TCCGTTCCACGGCGAGAAGACGCCGAGTTTCATGGTCTCCCCCGACAAGCAGATCTATCACTGCTTCGGTTGCGGAAAGGGCGGCAACGTCTTCTCCTTCCTCATGGAGTACGAGGGGATCGGATTCGTCGAAGCGGTGAAGAAGCTCGGCGAGGAGCTCGGCGTCGATATCGGGGCGTTCGTCGGACGCGACGGCGGAGAGGCGGGAGGCCGGCTCGATCCCTATTACGGGGCGATGACCTTCGCCGAAAACTTCTTTCGCTCGTCTCTCGGCGCACCGGCGGCCACGGAGGCGCGCGAGTACCTCGACCGCAGGGGGCTCGACCGGGAAACGATCGAGGAATTCGGGATCGGCTTCGCGCCCCCCGGCTGGGAGAACCTCTACCGCGAGGCCTCCGGCGCCGGGCTCGACAGGGACGTTCTCCTCGAGCTCAATCTCGTCATGAAGAGCCGCGGGGGGAGCGGGTACCGGGACTACTTCAGGAACCGCGTGATCTTTCCGATCCGGACCCTCTCGAAGAGGACGGTCGGGTTCGCCGGCCGCGTTCTCGACGGTTCGGAGCCGAAATACCTGAACTCGACGGAGAGTCCGCTGTATTCGAAGGGGCGGTTGCTCTACGGTCTCGCGCACGGGAAGGACGACATACGCAAGTCCAAATCGGCAATAATAGTAGAGGGTTATCTGGATTTTCTCACGTTGTGGATGAAGGGAATACGCAATGTGGCCGCCGTGTGCGGCACTGCTCTCACGGTTGATCAGTCACGTCTTCTTGCACGGTACGCCAAACGTGTATATATTGTCAATGACGGGGACCGGGCAGGCATCCGCGCCGCGGTCAGGGCGGCCGACCAACTGACGATGATCGGGATGGATACGAGGATCGTCGTGCTGCCGGACGGCGAGGATCCCGATTCGTACGTGGGCAAAGAGGGAGCAGACGCGCTACGCGAGTTGATGGGCGCTGCTCCCGATTATTTTCAATTCCTGAAGGAAGAGGCCGAGAGGGGCGCGCGCCCGGGCGATCGTCGAAGCCAGGTGGTGAAACACCTTCTCGAGACGGTATCGCGGACCGAGGACCGCATCAGGAAGGAATTCTACCTGCAGGAGATCGGCGAGCTGTTCGACGTGCCGGTCGAGACGCTGCGCGCGGGGCTGCCGAAGGCCGCGAGGCGGAAGGCCGGAGACGGAACGCGGGCGCCGGCGGCCGAGCGGGAGAGCCCCCGCCTCGGATTTCAGAAGAACCTCTTCCGTCTGGGGCTCGAGCGCGGGGAATTCGCCCGGAGGATCGTCGAGACGCTCTACGAGAGCGATCTCGAGGGGGAAGCGTATCGCAAATACTTTAAATCGCTTGACGCGGCCCTGAAAAACAATATTGATATTACGGGTTCCGCGTTTCCCGGGACGATCGAGGACCCCGATCTGGCCAGATTGGCGTCGGAGATCGCCTTGATGGAACTGCCGCCGGGGCCGGTCGGGAAGATGCTCGATGACACGCTCCTGTGGCTGCGGAAGGCCGCGTTGCGCGACGAGATGAGGTTGATGAAACGGCGCCTCGACGAACTCGCCGGGGAGCCGGGCGACGATGCCGGGC
The DNA window shown above is from Candidatus Krumholzibacteriota bacterium and carries:
- a CDS encoding DNA primase; the protein is MIPESVINDIRERSDIVHVVGAVLDLKRAGRNYKALCPFHGEKTPSFMVSPDKQIYHCFGCGKGGNVFSFLMEYEGIGFVEAVKKLGEELGVDIGAFVGRDGGEAGGRLDPYYGAMTFAENFFRSSLGAPAATEAREYLDRRGLDRETIEEFGIGFAPPGWENLYREASGAGLDRDVLLELNLVMKSRGGSGYRDYFRNRVIFPIRTLSKRTVGFAGRVLDGSEPKYLNSTESPLYSKGRLLYGLAHGKDDIRKSKSAIIVEGYLDFLTLWMKGIRNVAAVCGTALTVDQSRLLARYAKRVYIVNDGDRAGIRAAVRAADQLTMIGMDTRIVVLPDGEDPDSYVGKEGADALRELMGAAPDYFQFLKEEAERGARPGDRRSQVVKHLLETVSRTEDRIRKEFYLQEIGELFDVPVETLRAGLPKAARRKAGDGTRAPAAERESPRLGFQKNLFRLGLERGEFARRIVETLYESDLEGEAYRKYFKSLDAALKNNIDITGSAFPGTIEDPDLARLASEIALMELPPGPVGKMLDDTLLWLRKAALRDEMRLMKRRLDELAGEPGDDAGREQLQIAEAYRTVAKELGKLGSREESRTDGSR